From the genome of Antennarius striatus isolate MH-2024 chromosome 19, ASM4005453v1, whole genome shotgun sequence, one region includes:
- the tshr gene encoding thyrotropin receptor, with amino-acid sequence MQVITCALFTLITLPISAASEADSCPAVCECCEWRTHTISCFDIDILPRFPASTETLWLFETRLSSVQADAFSSMVNISKIYISVDVMLQRLERHSFHSLMEITHIEIRNAKSLTYIDPEAFKNLPSLKYLGIFNTGLTFFPDLSNIHSLDMYFILEIVDHPFIAEIPANSFHGITSNMLTVMLYGNGFREIQHHAFNGTKLDQVDLHRNNYLTKMDDRAFSGTISGPMLLDVSMTGITSLPTTGMNYLRELKARDAWALKKLPPIKTFKHLTIANLTYPSHCCGFKNLKKKRGFLENIICNLTAFYDQHHKRSVGPLRMPSLEGDNVVETVPDLKPYDGGHKESQQDWRRSDFYGSLHYHAYFGGQPDEDVGFGETLKNPQEDTSQDFDNRYDYVVCEEGEEVACAPVPDEFNPCEDIMGSGFLRVSVWFVSLLAVLGNVVVLLVLLTSHYKLSVSRFLMCHLAFADLCMGIYLLLIASVDLHTQAEYFNHAIDWQTGPGCGLAGFFTVFASELSVYTLTVITLERWYAITFAMRLDRKLHLHHAAAVMLGGWIVCPLLGLLPLVGVSSYQKVSICLPMDTQSTAAQIYILSVLVLNILAFLVICACYFKIYCAVHNPHYHSGSKDTNIAKRMAVLIFTDFLCMAPISFYAMSAALNRPLITVSNSKILLVLFYPLNSCANPFLYAIFTKAFRGDVFILLSKVGLCQKRAQLFRGQTISSKGSSGTSQVRRDKDKVRKGQKEVRMHLKKCSDHNYNQAIYQHTSPEESQSLNT; translated from the exons ATGCAGGTGATAACATGCGCGCTGTTTACGCTCATCACCCTCCCTATCAGCGCCGCGTCGGAGGCTGACTCTTGCCCCGCTGTCTGCGAATGCTGTGAGTGGAGGACTCACACAATCTCCTGCTTTGACATTGATATCCTCCCCAGATTTCCAGCAAGCACGGAGACACT ATGGCTGTTCGAGACCCGTCTATCATCCGTGCAAGCAGATGCCTTTTCCAGTATGGTTAACATCTCAAAGAT ATATATATCAGTGGATGTTATGCTGCAGAGGCTGGAGAGACACTCGTTCCACAGCCTCATGGAAATCACCCACAT AGAGATACGTAATGCAAAAAGTCTGACCTACATCGACCCAGAGGCCTTTAAAAACCTGCCAAGCCTCAAATACCT GGGAATTTTCAACACCGGCCTCACTTTCTTTCCTGACTTGAGCAACATCCATTCTCTTGACATGTATTTCATCCT GGAAATTGTTGATCACCCTTTCATCGCTGAGATCCCAGCTAATTCATTCCATGGAATTACCAGCAACATGCTGACAGT GATGCTGTATGGAAATGGCTTCAGAGAAATCCAACATCATGCCTTCAATGGGACAAAGTTAGATCAAGT TGATCTTCATAGGAATAATTACCTTACCAAGATGGACGATCGGGCTTTTTCTGGCACCATCAGTGGTCCGATGCTTCT GGATGTGTCCATGACAGGTATCACATCCCTCCCGACCACTGGTATGAATTATCTCAGAGAGTTGAAGGCACGTGATGCATGGGCTCTGAAGAAACTGCCTCCCATCAAAACCTTCAAGCACCTCACCATCGCCAACCTCACCTACCCCAGCCACTGCTGTGGCTTCAAGAACCTCAAAAAGAAACGAGG ctttttggAGAACATCATCTGTAACCTCACTGCTTTCTATGACCAGCATCACAAACGGTCTGTTGGGCCTCTACGCATGCCTTCCCTTGAAGGAGACAATGTAGTGGAGACAGTTCCAGACCTGAAACCATATGATGGAGGTCACAAAGAGTCCCAGCAAGACTGGAGGAGAAGTGACTTCTATGGCAGTCTCCACTACCACGCCTACTTTGGTGGCCAGCCAGATGAGGATGTGGGTTTTGGAGAGACCCTCAAGAACCCCCAGGAGGACACTAGCCAGGACTTTGACAACCGTTATGATTATGTGGTGTgtgaggaaggagaagaggtgGCATGTGCACCGGTCCCTGATGAGTTCAATCCTTGTGAGGACATAATGGGTTCTGGCTTCCTGCGAGTGTCTGTGTGGTTTGTAAGTCTGCTGGCTGTTCTGGGAAATGTGGTGGTGCTCCTGGTGCTGCTCACCAGCCACTACAAGCTTTCAGTGTCCCGCTTCCTCATGTGTCATCTGGCTTTTGCAGATCTGTGCATGGGGATCTATCTGCTGCTTATTGCTTCTGTAGACCTCCACACACAAGCCGAATATTTCAACCATGCCATAGACTGGCAAACGGGCCCTGGTTGTGGACTTGCAGGGTTTTTTACGGTTTTCGCAAGTGAGCTATCAGTGTACACACTGACAGTCATCACTCTGGAAAGGTGGTATGCTATCACTTTTGCCATGCGACTGGATCGTAAGCTGCATCTTCACCATGCCGCAGCTGTGATGTTAGGTGGCTGGATTGTCTGCCCCCTTTTGGGTCTGCTTCCACTGGTTGGGGTAAGCAGTTACCAGAAGGTGAGCATCTGTCTCCCAATGGATACCCAGTCCACAGCAGCTCAGATCTATATATTGTCAGTTCTGGTCCTCAACATCCTAGCTTTTCTTGTTATCTGTGCTTGCTACTTCAAGATCTACTGCGCTGTGCACAATCCTCACTACCACTCTGGATCCAAGGATACCAACATTGCTAAACGCATGGCTGTGCTCATCTTTACTGACTTCTTGTGTATGGCACCTATCTCTTTTTATGCCATGTCAGCTGCACTAAACCGGCCTCTCATCACAGTCTCCAACTCCAAAATTTTGTTGGTGCTTTTCTACCCACTCAATTCATGTGCCAACCCATTCCTTTATGCAATCTTCACTAAAGCCTTCAGGGGGGACGTATTCATTCTCCTCAGTAAGGTGGGTCTTTGTCAGAAACGAGCCCAACTATTCAGAGGCCAGACTATCTCATCAAAGGGCAGCAGCGGGACATCTCAGGTTCGTAGAGACAAGGATAAGGTGAGGAAAGGTCAAAAAGAGGTCCGCATGCACCTGAAGAAATGTTCTGACCATAACTACAATCAAGCAATCTACCAGCACACAAGCCCTGAAGAGAGCCAGAGCCTCAACACATGA